The Ideonella dechloratans nucleotide sequence GCCTGGTCAGCAGCCAGGCCAGCATCGACGAACTGGCGCTGGAGCTGGGTTTTCACGATGCCAGCGCCTTCCACCGCGCTTTCCGCCGCTGGACCGGCCTGCCCCCCGGGGCCTACCGTCGGCGCGAGCAGGGCGAGCCGGAACGGGAGATGCGGTGAGCCAGGCCCTGATCGAGGTCGATCACCTCTCGGTCACCCAGCCGGCGGCCGGTGGCCGCCCCGCCACCGAGGTGCTGCAGGACATCTGCTGCCAGGTCGAGCCCGGTGGCGTGCTGACCCTGGTCGGCCCCTCGGGCTCGGGCAAGTCCACCCTGCTGCGCTGCTTCAACCGCTTGGCCGAGCCTGGCCGCGGGACCATCCGGCTGGGCGGCGAGGACATCCGCCAGCTGGACCCGCGTGCGCTGCGCCGCCGCGCCGCCATGGTCATGCAGACGCCGGTGCTGTTCGAGGGCACGGTGCGCGACAACCTGTGCCTTCGCCCGCCCGGCCACACCCTGGACCTGGGCGAGCCGCGCCTGGCCGCGGTGCTGCAGGAGGTGGGGCTGGATGCGGCCCTGCTGGACCGCGACGCCGCCCAGCTCTCCGGCGGCGAGAAGCAGCGCGTGACCATCGCCCGCGCCCTGCTGGGCGACCCGCAGGTGCTGCTGCTGGACGAGCCCACCTCGGCGCTGGACCCGCCCAACACCGCCCGCGTGGTGGAGGTGCTGACCCGCCTGTGCCGCGCCCGCGGCATGACGGTGGTGGCCGTGAGCCACCAGCCCGAGTTCGTGCGGGCCCTGGGTGGCTGGGTGCTGTACCTGGTCAAGGGCCGGGTGAAGGCCTATGCGCCGGTCTCGGTGTTGGATGCCTCCGACGCCCAGGCCGACAGCGGGCTGCGTGCCTTCCTGGCCGGCGTGGTCGAACCGACGGAGGGCAGCCCGGCATGAGCGGCGCTGGCGTGATCGAACTCTCGCTCTGGCAGCTGGCCGGGGTGCTGGGCTTCGTGGTCGTGCTGGTGGCCCTGTCCATCCGCCAGGCCCTGGGGCTGGAGCGCGACCTGGTGGTGGGCGCGCTGCGCACCGTGGTGCAGCTCTACGGCGTGGGCTTCATCCTGGCCGGCGTGTTCGCCGCGGCGCACTGGTACTGGGTGGTGCTCATCCTGCTGGCCATGACGGCGGTGGCCACCCGCGCCGCCGTGGGCCGGCTCAAGACCCCGCTGCCGCGGGCCCAGGGCATGGCCGGCGTGGCGCTCACCCTGTCCACCGTGCTGACGCTGGGCTATGTCATCGGCGTGGTGGTGCAGGTCCACCCCTGGTACGAGCCGCAGTACATCATCCCGCTGGCCGGCATGATCCTGGGCAATGTGATGAGCAGCGTGGCCCTGGCCGCCGACCGCCTGCAGAGCGACCTGCGCCTGCGCGCCGGCGAGGTGGAAACCCGCCTGGTGCTGGGCTTCTCGGGCCCGCAGGCGGTGCAGCCCCTGGTGCGCAGCGCGCTGCGCGCGGCCATGACGCCCACCATCAACGGCATGATGACCGTGGGCCTGGTGCAGCTGCCGGGCATGATGACCGGCCAGATCCTGGCGGGCACCTCACCGCTGGTGGCCGTGCGCTACCAGATCATGGTGGTGCTGATGCTGGCCATGGCCACCGGCATCGGGGCCTGGATCTTCCTGCGCCTGGCGGTGGGCCGCTACCTCACGCCCGCCCACCAGCTGCGGCGCGAGCTGCTGTGAGCCGTGTCAGTGGCTAGGGGCTGACCGGGCTTTCCTCGAACTGCCGCATCTCGGCCAGCAGGTCGGCGAATCGGTCGCCCTGCACCACCACATGGTTGCGCAGCTGCAGCGCGGCCTGCTCGGGCTCGGCCGCGCGGATGGATTCCAGCACCGCCGCATGTTCCTGCAGCGAGCGCTGCATGCGGTTGCGCACCCGCAGCTGCAGCCGGCGGTAGGGCCGCAGCTTGCGCTGCAGCGCGCCGGCCTGCTCGGTCAGGTAGTCGTTGTGCGAGGCCGCGTAGATGGCCTGGTGGAAGTCCTCGTTGGCGTAGAAGTAGGCGTCCGGGTCCTGGGCCTGGGCGGCCTGGGCGCAGCGGGTGTGCAGGTCCTGCAGCCGGCCTAGCTCGCTGTCCTTGGCCCGGCGGGCGGCCAGGCGGGCGCACATGGCCTCCAGCTCGGCCATCACCTCGAACATCTCCACCAGGCGCTGGGGCGACAGTGTGGCCACCACCGCGCCGCGCCGCGGGCGGATCTCCACCAGCCCTTCGCCGGCCAGCAGGCTCAGCGTTTCGCGAATGGGCGTGCGCGAGACACCGAAGCGCTCGGCCAGTTCCTGCTCGTCCAGGTGGGTGCCAGGCTTCAGGCGCCCGGTCGCCACTTCCTCTTCGATGGCTTCGCGGAGTTGTTCGGACAGGCGTAGGGGCGCAGACATGGGTGGGGGAAGAGGAAGGTGCCAGGTGCGAAGCATAGTGCACCCGCCAAGGAAAGCCCAGCCATTCGGGTAATCCTTGAATGCGTGAAGCGAGTTTATTTATACATTGAGGCCTCTCGTGCATACATGGAGGCGAGCGCAGTTTGGCGCACCGCCCCCGATCCAACCGGAGACAGCCTCATGAACTTCACACGACGCAGCCTCTTGCAGGCCGCAGGCAGCACGGCACTTTTGGGCGCCACCGGCGCCACGCTGGCCCAGAGCGCCAGCCTGAAGATCTCCCACCAGTTCCCGGGCGGCAGCCTGACCGAGGGCGATTTCCGCGATCGCCTGTGCCGCCAGTTCGCCGTCGAGCTGGAAAAGCGCACCCAGGGCGCGCTCAAGGCCTCGGTCTACCCCGGCTCGTCGCTGATGAAGACCAACGCCCAGTTCTCGGCCCTGCGCAAGGGTGCGCTGGACATGAGCCTGGTGCCGCTGTCCTATGCCGGCGGCGAGGTGCCCGAGACCAACATCGGCCTGATGCCGGCCCTGGTGCCCAGCTACGAGCAGGGCGCCGCCTGGAAGACCGCCGAGGTGGGCAAGCGCCTGGCCAAGGTGCTGGATGACAAGGGCGTGATCATCGTCAGCTGGATCTGGCAGGCCGGCGGCGTGGCCTGCCGCACTCGCCCGCTGGTGACGCCCGAGGACGCCAAGGGCCTGAAGGTGCGCGGCGGCAGCCGCGAGATGGACATGATGCTCAAGCAGGCGGGGGCCTCGGTCATCAGCCTGCCCTCCAACGAGATCTATGCCGCCATGCAGACCGGCGCGATGGAGGCGGCCATGACCTCTTCCACCAGCTTCCTGTCCTTCAAGCTCGAAGAGATCGCCAAGTTCCTCACCACCGGCCGCAACAAGGCCTACTGGTTCATGCTGGAGCCGCTGATGATCTCCAAGGAGGTCTTCGGCCGCCTCACCAAGGCCCAGCAGGACGTGGTGATGGGCCTGGGCGCCGAGCTGGAGGCCTTCGCCCGCCAGGAGGCGCAGGCCGATGACCGCCGCGCTGCCGATGTCTACGCCAAGGCCGGTGCCAAGGTGTTCGACCTGGACGCCGCCACGCTGGGCAAGTGGCAGACCATCGCCCGCGACACCGCCTGGAAGGATTTCGGCGAGCGCAATGAAACCTGCGCCGGCCTGCTGGCCGCCGCCCAGAAGCTGCTGTGACATG carries:
- a CDS encoding ABC transporter ATP-binding protein; translation: MSQALIEVDHLSVTQPAAGGRPATEVLQDICCQVEPGGVLTLVGPSGSGKSTLLRCFNRLAEPGRGTIRLGGEDIRQLDPRALRRRAAMVMQTPVLFEGTVRDNLCLRPPGHTLDLGEPRLAAVLQEVGLDAALLDRDAAQLSGGEKQRVTIARALLGDPQVLLLDEPTSALDPPNTARVVEVLTRLCRARGMTVVAVSHQPEFVRALGGWVLYLVKGRVKAYAPVSVLDASDAQADSGLRAFLAGVVEPTEGSPA
- a CDS encoding ABC transporter permease, translating into MSGAGVIELSLWQLAGVLGFVVVLVALSIRQALGLERDLVVGALRTVVQLYGVGFILAGVFAAAHWYWVVLILLAMTAVATRAAVGRLKTPLPRAQGMAGVALTLSTVLTLGYVIGVVVQVHPWYEPQYIIPLAGMILGNVMSSVALAADRLQSDLRLRAGEVETRLVLGFSGPQAVQPLVRSALRAAMTPTINGMMTVGLVQLPGMMTGQILAGTSPLVAVRYQIMVVLMLAMATGIGAWIFLRLAVGRYLTPAHQLRRELL
- a CDS encoding GntR family transcriptional regulator; its protein translation is MSAPLRLSEQLREAIEEEVATGRLKPGTHLDEQELAERFGVSRTPIRETLSLLAGEGLVEIRPRRGAVVATLSPQRLVEMFEVMAELEAMCARLAARRAKDSELGRLQDLHTRCAQAAQAQDPDAYFYANEDFHQAIYAASHNDYLTEQAGALQRKLRPYRRLQLRVRNRMQRSLQEHAAVLESIRAAEPEQAALQLRNHVVVQGDRFADLLAEMRQFEESPVSP
- the dctP gene encoding TRAP transporter substrate-binding protein DctP — its product is MNFTRRSLLQAAGSTALLGATGATLAQSASLKISHQFPGGSLTEGDFRDRLCRQFAVELEKRTQGALKASVYPGSSLMKTNAQFSALRKGALDMSLVPLSYAGGEVPETNIGLMPALVPSYEQGAAWKTAEVGKRLAKVLDDKGVIIVSWIWQAGGVACRTRPLVTPEDAKGLKVRGGSREMDMMLKQAGASVISLPSNEIYAAMQTGAMEAAMTSSTSFLSFKLEEIAKFLTTGRNKAYWFMLEPLMISKEVFGRLTKAQQDVVMGLGAELEAFARQEAQADDRRAADVYAKAGAKVFDLDAATLGKWQTIARDTAWKDFGERNETCAGLLAAAQKLL